The Anastrepha ludens isolate Willacy chromosome 2, idAnaLude1.1, whole genome shotgun sequence genome contains a region encoding:
- the LOC128859495 gene encoding uncharacterized protein LOC128859495 produces the protein MSLVHSGENLDPEGPGSSKVFFTTDKKAYTEDNVLIYNIIVYNIPRWLKDDHIFRYFRKFGLISELRLVDEKERCCRFSPTVGFVNFVEPESAYRVLQKCIHCIRHSFIEVKADNSWNQPDAEKAYSQKKRGAQQRKAETLNVDTNFTVLNVLSLNDYCLEIICGLLGLRDRIRFARVCNRFEEVFKMLSRRAYKRFEFHKLLGMALWEIRDFFRFAGKNIERVSGAVPLKNRQHIIPLIITCCVNLKRITLYDCKIKRNCLKKFFRNFHLLRELHFHRCDLHDLSIQSLQYLTQLESLTLSDNWKITGKFMKSLVQLKVLNLYNCSNIKTSNLIKICRSMPNLKSLDIRHCERLSPIFFNSMAEHCPQLEILKISCPYEHVSLLPRLKHLELILDTSLSGSHTQIFFKLVENKSQQLETLKIYGTNSINPQEISFISKLKNLKSLYCANNQAIDTNALRKLCQLEQLEELVIRNSGNITNEALIKLLRSCKHLRHLKIEFCEQITCEFVLEAINILKDRKDGSQLPFVLFVYGTSIDKYGMSECQKYMEAEKESLIKIVFEALIDDMEIPEDETCNSWLLEEPGTIGFQ, from the exons ATGTCGTTGGTGCACTCTGGTGAAAATTTGGATCCTGAGGGCCCTGGAAGCAGCAAGGTGTTTTTTACGACAGATAAAAAGGCGTACACAGAGGACAACGTATTGATTTACAATATTATCGTATACAACATTCCAAGATGG TTGAAAGATGACCACATATTTCGTTATTTTCGAAAGTTTGGCCTGATTTCGGAATTACGACTAGTGGATGAGAAAGAGAGATGTTGTCGTTTTTCGCCGACCGTAGGATTTGTGAACTTTGTGGAACCAGAAAGTGCTTACAG AGTACTGCAGAAATGTATACATTGTATACGACATTCATTTATTGAGGTTAAAGCTGACAATAGTTGGAATCAGCCTGATGCCGAAAAAGCATATAGCCAAAAGAAACGTGGAGCCCAACAAAGGAAAGCTGAAACTTTGAACGTTGATACGAACTTTACTGTCCTGAATGTGCTATCGCTAAATGATTATTGCTTAGAGATTATTTGTGGTCTATTAGGGCTACGAGATCGAATACGTTTTGCACGAGTATGCAATCGTTTTGAAGAAGTATTCAAAATGTTATCCAGGCGCGCATATAAAAGGTTCGAATTTCATAAACTCTTAGGAATGGCATTATGGGAGATACGCGACTTCTTCCGTTTCGCCGGCAAGAATATTGAACGAGTGTCGGGCGctgtaccacttaaaaatcgtcAACACATCATACCACTTATTATAACGTGCTGCGTCAACTTAAAACGAATCACATTATATGATTGTAAAATAAAGCGCAATTGTCTGAAGAAATTCTTTCGTAATTTCCATCTATTACGGGAGTTACATTTTCATAGATGCGATTTACATGACCTCTCAATACAATCTCTGCAATACTTGACTCAATTAGAGAGCCTGACACTCTCCGATAACTGGAAGATAACAG GCAAATTTATGAAATCGTTGGTGCAGCTGAAGGttctaaatttatataattgtaGTAATATTAAAACTTCCAATTTGATTAAAATATGCCGTTCCATGCCAAACTTAAAATCGCTTGACATACGTCACTGTGAACGGCTATCGCCAATCTTTTTCAACAGCATGGCAGAACATTGTCCGCAactcgaaatattgaaaatatcttGCCCATATGAGCATGTATCATTATTACCTCGACTGAAACACCTAGAATTGATACTCGACACATCTCTTTCGGGATCACATACacagatttttttcaaattggtcGAAAATAAGTCGCAGCAATTAGAAACCTTAAAAATCTATGGCACAAATTCAATCAATCCGCAAGAAATCAGTTTCatatcaaaattgaaaaatctgaaatCATTATATTGCGCAAATAATCAAGCAATCGACACTAACGCGCTTCGAAAACTTTGCCAATTAGAGCAACTTGAAGAGCTGGTTATTAGAAACAGTGGCAATATAACAAATGAAGCTCTGATAAAACTGTTGCGAAGTTGCAAGCATCTGCGTCActtaaaaatagaattttgcgAACAAATTACTTGTGAATTCGTCTTAGAagccataaatatattaaaagacCGTAAAGACGGATCTCAACTTCCGTTCGTTCTTTTTGTATACGGAACATCTATAGATAAATATGGAATGTCAGAG TGTCAGAAATACATGGAGGCTGAGAAAGAGTCACTTATCAAAATAGTGTTCGAAGCATTAATTGATGATATGGAAATTCCTGAAGACGAAACTTGTAACAGCTGGCTGTTGGAAGAACCTGGTACGATTGGTTTCCAATGA